The following nucleotide sequence is from Pseudoalteromonas xiamenensis.
TAGCAAATTTAAGTGATGATTTTGGAGATATGAAACGAAGGAGCATTGCGGTACTCACTGCTGCAATAACAATAGATCTAATCGGACGTAATAGTTGCTTTAAAGACTTACGTTTTTGTTGTTTTCTTTTTGTACTATCTATTTGAATTGTTGATATTAGTTAGTAGAATAGGGGGGATTTAGGATGAAATTAATCCACTTTGTTTAAAGAAGAATCAGTTGACAAAAAGTTTGCTAAAAACTGTTGACTTTGCGTGTGGTGGTGCATAGAATGCGCCCCGCACTCAGCGATAAGTGATGTAAAAATCACATCGAGCAAGGGGCTATAGCTCAGCTGGGAGAGCGCTTGCATGGCATGCAAGAGGTCGGCGGTTCGATCCCGCCTAGCTCCACCACTTTAGTGTACTCGTATGGTCAGAGTTTAAATAACCAGTCCTAGTGACAGCTTTTGTTGTCCCCTTCGTCTAGAGGCCTAGGACACCGCCCTTTCACGGCGGTAACAGGGGTTCGAATCCCCTAGGGGACGCCACTTCCTTGAAGTGCTATATACGGTAAGGCTCGAGTCCTTAAGCGTGTTCTTAAAAGCGAAAAAATCTCGTATGGTCAGAGTCTAAATAACCAGTCCTAGTGACAGCTTATGTTGTCCCCTTCGTCTAGAGGCCTAGGACACCGCCCTTTCACGGCGGTAACAGGGGTTCGAATCCCCTAGGGGACGCCACTTCCTTGAAGTGCCAAGCCAATAAACTCGTATGGTCAGAGTCTAAATAACCAGTCCTAGTGACAGCTTATGTTGTCCCCTTCGTCTAGAGGCCTAGGACACCGCCCTTTCACGGCGGTAACAGGGGTTCGAATCCCCTAGGGGACGCCACTTCCTTGAAGTGCAAGCCAATAAACTCGTATGGTCAGAGTCTAAATAACCAGTCCTAGTGACAAAACGCTTTTTTTTGAAAGTAGAAGGTCGAACTCGCAGAGCTCGCTCTCCCGCTAACAAAAAATCAGTGAATTATAATTCACTAAGCAGATTTTTTGTCCCCTTCGTCTAGAGGCCTAGGACACCGCCCTTTCACGGCGGTAACAGGGGTTCGAATCCCCTAGGGGACGCCACTTCCTTGAAGTGCAAGCCAATAAACTCGTATGGTCAGAGTCTAAATAACCAGTCCTAGTGACAGCTTATGTTGTCCCCTTCGTCTAGAGGCCTAGGACACCGCCCTTTCACGGCGGTAACAGGGGTTCGAATCCCCTAGGGGACGCCACTTCCTTGAAGTGCCAAGCCAATTAACTCGTATGGTTAGAGTCTAAATAACCAGTCCTAGTGACAAAACGCTTTTTTTTGAAAGTAGAAGGTCGAACTCGCAGAGCTCGCTCTCCCGCTAACAAAAAATCAGTGAATTATAATTCACTAAGCAGATTTTTTGTCCCCTTCGTCTAGAGGCCTAGGACACCGCCCTTTCACGGCGGTAACAGGGGTTCGAATCCCCTAGGGGACGCCACTCACTTCAACACCTTCTAACGTTTTTGTAATTTCTGAATCTTCCTTGCATTCCCCTTTAAAGATCCTAAATTTTATTTATTCATCTCATAGCTACTTCCTGTGTATTTTCTAGTCAATCCTTTTAATGCTTTGATTTTGGTCAATTTGGCGACGAATGTTTTAATACTTTTGGATTAGCTTGTGGTTATCATCGTGCTTTTCAACTTGAGTAAATAAATATGGCTTTGAGTAGAAATTCCGTAACGAATAAAGAAAACGATTATCCAGCTTCCTACAACTTACTGTCGACAACAAATACGAAAGGGCAAATAAAATACGCCAATGCAGATTTTTGCAAGGTGGCAGGATTTACACTCGAAGAGTTAGAAGGGAAGCCACATAATGTTGTTCGTCATCCGGAAATGCCTAAAGCTGCATTTAAAAACCTCTGGGACTATATTCAAGCAGGTAAACCGTGGATGGGGATGGTAAAAAACCGTTGTAAAAATGGAGATTATTACTGGGTTAATGCCTTTGTTACGCCAATTAAGGACGAATCCGGTAAAACGGTTGAATATCAATCTGTACGTACAAAGCCGACTAGGGACGTAATCGAACGAAGCGAATCTATCTATCAACAGCTTAATCAGGGCAAAAGCCTTGAGAGTATCACCAGAGCTTCTTGGTCGCTCGCCGCACAGATTATGGCAAGTTTGATTGCCTTCTACTTTCTAAGTATTGCCATTAGTTTTCTGGATAAACCTTGGTCAATCATTGCCGAAACAGCACTGCTTGGTGCGGTGGTAGCGTTTGCATACAAAGCATTGTCACCCGTGAGACGATTGTCAGAAAAAGCCAAATCTGTTTATGACAATGCCCTGATGCAAAAAATCTATTTGAATAAAGTCAATGACATTGCCGCTATCGAGCTTGCCTTGATCGCTCGTGAGTCTGAGCTAAGAGCCGTTCTGGGTCGTGTAAAAGATTCGAGTGATGAACTTGCAACACTGGCAAAATGCGCCGTTGATGATTGTGATAAAAGTCGGGTTAATCTCGCCGAACAGCAATCGCAAACGGGATCGCTTGCAACAGCTATTAATGAGATGTCAGCAACCATTTCTGAAATTGCTCACAACACCACGCAAGCTGCAGAACAATCTGAACTTGCTTTAAAACGGGTGAAAGAGGGTAGTCAGGCTGTGAATGACAACATGGAAATGAATTACCAATTATCGGATGAGCTTACCAAAACGCAAAAAGACATTGCGGACTTAAACGCTCAGACTGTCACAATCGGCAGCGTCGTTGACGTTATTCGCGGCATTTCAGAACAAACCAATTTACTCGCATTAAATGCAGCTATTGAGGCTGCAAGGGCTGGAGAGCAGGGCAGAGGGTTTGCGGTAGTTGCTGATGAAGTTCGAGCGCTTGCTCAGCGAACACAGGACTCGACAAAAGAAATCGACAACATCATTGCGGGACTCAAACAAAAGGCGGACAAAGCGGTTTCGGCTATTCAACTTGGTGTTGATAAATCAGTGGAATGTGTTTCACGTTCAGAAGGGACGAAATCGAGTTTGAGTGAAATAAACACCATCGTCAGTGAGATCTCTGGACTTAATTACCAAATCGCGACGGCAACGGAACAAATGTCTAACGTTTCTAATGAACTCAATGGGAATGCCGTGACAATATCTGGACTTGCGAATGACTCGATGGAAACGGCGGTCTCCGCAATGAAGTCGATTGACCAAATGGATACATTGTTAAACGACCAAGGAAAACTCGTTGGTCAGTTTATCGCAAAATACATTAAGTAAGTATTTGGTCGTATAAAACGGTTTAGCTCATATCTGCTCCGTAAGTATTAATGAAAGGAATTAGACTGGGGCAGTTATGAGCGGAAGTAAAACGTGTGTTTTATATCATGGAGTATTCATTGCTTAATTAAAATTAGCGACGAAGGAGCACAAGCCAAGTGTTTTGCGTCCTTTTGTTGAGGCGCGCGTTATAAGGCTTTACCTCCATAACTGCCACCAATTTCTCTGGCCTTTACGATTTAGCTGCTTAACCCGATCGTAGCACGCGCCACATATTAGTTTTACACCAGCAAATAACTCGGACTCATCGTTCCATTCTCCACCGGTTTTATTAACCATTTCTTCGCAATCGTTACACCATGAATCAGGACGCGTATCCCCTGGCTTGGCTTCTGCTGACCAGAAACCTCTTGGAATACTATCATTAAGGCTTTGCACTGTATGCTGACAAACATAGGTTGCTTGCTGCTTTCCATGCTCACAACATTCTATGTATTTTTCGAGAACTCGCTCATTAAATTGTTGCCTTACGCCCGCTTAAGTGGTGAGCAACGCAATACGTTGCTTCTGCACACCACCTAAATCACTAAACTCCACGCATGATAAAAAATGCCACGCGTTGCGAATCCGTCTTGAAGCGTTTGTTATGTTCGTACTAAACGCATAACTCTCTTTTCACCGCAAGCCGATAACATTTATACATTTCTTTATAATTATCAATTATTTGAAAAAGATCCCTCATGGCTGCATCATATTTTTTTGAGTCCTCGAAGTCATCCCAACGCCCAGCTCTGTCACAATTCCATTGAGGATGTAGGCATAGCCAGAAGTCATCACCTCTGCCTGGACCATATGCGTCAAAATTACAGACAAAAAACTCGTCCAGTTGACGTGTTACTGGCTTTAATTGATTGAGAGACGATGCTATTGGATCAAGTACAAATTCTGTTTTAACCTTTTCAATTTCATACATAAAATCCGTTAGCGGCTTAACTTTACTATAAAAATAGGCGTGATTTATTTCTACCCCCTCAAAGAACCCCATTAAGTACTCGTCATCTAATATACTATCGAGGTGCTCGAACAAAGCCTTGTCGTGCTCAATGGCTTTTTTATTAACTTCACTCTTACCATTCACTTCAATTTTAGTTTTTTCTCTTTGTAACAATATATTGTGAATCAATCCAAAGGCAATAAGGACGACACCGATAAGAGAGTCGTATGGACCTAGAATCCTAATATTA
It contains:
- a CDS encoding methyl-accepting chemotaxis protein, with amino-acid sequence MALSRNSVTNKENDYPASYNLLSTTNTKGQIKYANADFCKVAGFTLEELEGKPHNVVRHPEMPKAAFKNLWDYIQAGKPWMGMVKNRCKNGDYYWVNAFVTPIKDESGKTVEYQSVRTKPTRDVIERSESIYQQLNQGKSLESITRASWSLAAQIMASLIAFYFLSIAISFLDKPWSIIAETALLGAVVAFAYKALSPVRRLSEKAKSVYDNALMQKIYLNKVNDIAAIELALIARESELRAVLGRVKDSSDELATLAKCAVDDCDKSRVNLAEQQSQTGSLATAINEMSATISEIAHNTTQAAEQSELALKRVKEGSQAVNDNMEMNYQLSDELTKTQKDIADLNAQTVTIGSVVDVIRGISEQTNLLALNAAIEAARAGEQGRGFAVVADEVRALAQRTQDSTKEIDNIIAGLKQKADKAVSAIQLGVDKSVECVSRSEGTKSSLSEINTIVSEISGLNYQIATATEQMSNVSNELNGNAVTISGLANDSMETAVSAMKSIDQMDTLLNDQGKLVGQFIAKYIK